The Rhizobium leguminosarum region ACGCTGACGCTTTTTGCCTCGGTCAGCAGGATACCCCAGCTGGTGATCGGCGGGCGAAGGCCGAGGCCAAGGAAGGAGAGCGCGGTCTCGCCGAGGATCATGCCGGGGATTGAAATCGTCGCCGAGGCAATGAGATGCGACATGAAACCCGGCACCAGATGCCGGCCGATGATGCGCGGCGTGCTGGCGCCCATCAGCTGTGCCGCCTGGACGTAATCCTCCTCGCGCAGCGCCAGCAGCTTGGAACGCACGGCACGCGCTAGCCCCGTCCAGTCGATGATGCCGAGGATGACGGTGATACCGAAATAGATGACGATCGGGCTCCAGGTCACCGGCATGATCGCCGCCAGCGCCATCCACAGCGGCAGGCTCGGCAGCGATTGCAGCACTTCGATCAAGCGCTGGACGATGAGATCGAAAATGCCGCCGCGATAACCGGCAAGGCCGCCGATGACGATGCCGAGCACGAAGCTGATCGAAATGCCGATCAGACCGATCGTCAGCGATATCCGTGCGCCGTAGAGAATGCGCGACAGCACGTCACGGCCGAGCCTATCGGTGCCGAGCAGGAACATCTGCCCGCCGATCGCCGGGCAGACCAGGTGATAGTTCGAGGCGACACTTCCCCAGAATTTATAGGCATCGCCGCGGCAGAAGAAACGGATCGGCTGCACGTCGTTCGGCCTGTCGGTATAGACGCGGTGCAGGGTGTCGAGATCCAGCGTCATGCTGCGGCCGTAGACGAACGGACCGACGAAGCTGCCCTTGTCGAAGAAATGGATGCTTTGCGGCGGCGCATGGATGAAATCGACGTTGCGCGTGTGCAGGCCGTAGGGCGCCAGGAATTCGACGATCAGGATCATCAGGTAGACGAGGGCGAGAAAGATGCCGGAGATCAAGGCCAGCTTGTGCTGCTTGAACTTCCACCACATCAGCTGCTTCTGCGAGGCGAGATGGATGCGCGATTGCGCCGCCGTCATGGTCTCGGTCGCCAAGGGGTCGAAAGGCGCGGTCGAGACGTAATGCGGAAGCGGCGCGCCGGGTGCGGGAAGGGGCGACATTATTTGGTGCTCCTGCCTTGCAGACGGATGCGGGGATCGAGAAAGCCGAGCGCGATGTCGGAGATCAAAACGCCGATGACGTTGAGGAAGGCCAAAAACATCAGGAAGGAGCCGGCAAGATACATGTCCTGGCTCTGCAGCGCCTTGATGAGCATCGGTCCCGTCGTCTCCAGCGATAGCACGATCGCGACGATCTCGGCGCCGGAGATGATCGACGGCAGGATCGAGCCGATATCGGCGACGAAGAAATTGAGCGCCATGCGCAGCGGATATTTAAGCAGCGCCCGCATCGGATGCAGACCCTTGGCGCGTGCGGTCGTCACATATTGCTTCTGCATCTCGTCGAGCAGGTTGGCGCGCAGCCGCCGGATCATGCCGGCGGTGCCGGCGGTGCCGACGATGATGACGGGGATCCACAGGTGGGAGAGGATCGACCGCGCCTTCTCCCAGCTCATCGGCGCCGAGATATATTGCTGGTCCATCAGATGGCCGATCGAGATGCCGAACCAGATATTGGCGAAATACATCAGGATCAGCGCCAGCATGAAGTTCGGGATGGCGATGCCGAGCAGGCCGAGGAAGGTCAGCCCGTAATCGCTCCAGCTATACTGGTGCGTGGCCGAATAGATGCCGATCGGAAAGGCGATCAGCCAGGTAAGCAGGATCGTCGTGAAGGAGACGAGGATCGTCAGCCACAGGCGCTCGCCGACCACGTCGGAAACCGGCAGCTGGTATTCGAAGGAATAGCCGAAATCGCCGTGCAGCATGCCGCCGACCCAGTAGAAATAGCGCACGATCTCCGGCTTGTCGAAGCCGTATTGCTGGCGCATCTCCTCGATTTCCTGGAGGTTGGCGGTCTCGCCGGAAGCTCGCAGCTCAGCGATCTGGCTCTCGAAGAAGTCGCCCGGCGGCAGCTCGATGATGGTAAAAACCAGCGCTGAAATGACGAAGAGCGTCGGCACCATGGCGGCGATGCGCCAGAGAATGTATCTGAGCACGCCTCAGGCCTCCTTGTACCAGAATGTATCCGGCAAGTAGATGCCGAGATAGGAGGTGGGATCGAAGCCGTAGAGGGCTTTCTCCGGCAGGTTCTGCAGCTTGGCGGCGCAAAGGACCGGCTGCAGCGTGCTGTTGATCAGCCCGATCGAGAACACCTGCTGCGTATAGAGCGACAGCATCTTGTGCCAGATCACCTGGCGCTCCTCGAATTTCGCCGTCGAGCCCCATTGGCCGAGCAGGTCGACCAGTTCGGCCGCTTCCGGCAGGTCCGGTGCGGCGCCCTCCTGGCCGGCGGAGAGGTAATGCATGCCCCAGAGCGGCCATTGCAGCTGATCGTCGAGCGTCGGTGCCAGCCCGGCCGGCGACATGTCGGCCGTCGGCACGCCATTGTCGAGGCCATACCAGATCGACATCATGATCGAACCGCTCATGGCGCGGTTGCGGAAGACGTCGCGCTGCGAGGTGCGGGTATAGAGCGCAAGGCCGATATTGGCCCAGTGATCGTGCACCAGTTCCAGCACGTCGGTATCGAGATTGCTCTCGCCGGCGGTTTCGACGGTGATCTCGGCGCGCCGCCCGTCCGGCAGCAGCCGGATGCCGTCATTGCCGCGCTGGGTCAAGCCGAGTTCGTCGAGCAGACGGTTGGCCTCGTCGGCATCGAACTTCACGAAGGCATCGGCATATTCCTGCTTGAACAGCGGGCTGTCGGGCAGAACGGTATCGGCGCTCGGCGTGCCGAGGCCGTAGAAGGCGACCATGTTGATCTCGTGCCGGTCGATCGCCAGCGACAAGGCGCGGCGCAGGCGCACGTCGCGGAAAAGGCCGCGCCACACCTCGTCGGCACAGTTGAGGTTCGGCAACAGGGTGATGCGCGAGCCGCGCGCCACCTTCCAGAGATTGACCTTCACCGGGAAGCGCTTCTCGGCCTCCTTCAGGAAGGTGTAGTCGTTGAAATCGATGCCGGTCGCCTGCAGGTCGGCCTCACCGGCGCCCGCCTTGGCGGCGATGATCGACGAGGAGGAGACATTGAGGATGAACCGGTCGAGATAGGGAAGCTGCTTGCCGGTCTCGTCGACGCGGTGGAAGAACGGGTTGCGATCGAAGACGAATTGTTCGGCCGGCAGCGGCGTCGTGTTGCGCCAGGGATCGAGCGTCGGCAGGTTGGGGTTTTCCGGCCGATAGGAGCGGGCCATCTTGATGTGCAGGTCCTGCCACTTCTTGACGCGGTTGGCCTGCATCATCTGTTCCATCTTCGCCTGGTCAGGCTGGAACTTCTTATGGAACTGCTTGAGATAATGCGCCGGCCCGACGATGACGAGCGGGATAGGGCCGGCCAGCGTCGGTAGGAACATCGGGTTGGGTTTTTCCCAGGTGTAGCGCACCGTCAGCGGATCGAGCATCTCGAAGCGCGGCAGGCTGCCATGCGGGCGAAGCTCCAGCGCGCCGCCGCCGGGCGTCAGCTTGTCGTTCAGGATGACGTCTTCCCACCAGTAGCGGAAATCGTCGGCCGTGAACGGCTGGCCGTCGGACCATTTATGGCCCTCGCGCAGCGTGAAGGTAAAGACGGTGTCGTCCTCCGAGCGGAAATCGGCGAGGATATCCGGCTGGAACTGCAGGTGTTTGTTGTAGCCGACCATGCGGGCATAGCCGTAGATCGTCATGAAGCGGATGTCGCGCTGGCTGCCGATGATGGTGCGCACCGTGCCGCCGTAGCTGCCGGGTACAAGCCCCATTTCCTTCAGGTTGACGATGCGCGGGCGAGCGGGAATGCGCTCGGCCATCGGCGGCAGGCTGCCCGATGTCACCCGCTCCTTGAGGAATTCCGGCTCGCCGGCCTGTTCGGCCCGAAGCACCGCCGGCGCGATCGCCGCGCCGACAAGGCCGCCCAGAAATATGCGACGCGTCACCATCAGCGCAACTCCCTGGCATCGGCGCCTTTGCGGGCGCGCACCAGATGGCCGTCGCCGAGATCGGCATAGGCAAGCTCGGAGGCGTCGTCATGCTCGGCTGTGAAGGTCACGCCCCAGTTCTGCTTGTCGGCGGCGCCGTTTTCCCGGAGCGCCTTGAAATCGAGCGGCCGGTCGAGATCGGGGAAGGGCACGGCGGCGAGCAGCGATTTCGTATAGGGATGCACCGGATCACGCAGGATGATCTCGCGCGGCGCGATCTCGACGATGCGGCCCTTGCACATGACAGCGATGCGGTCGGCCATGTAATCGACGACGGCGAGATTGTGCGAGATGAACAGATAGGTCAGCCCCAGCTCTTTTTGCAGGTCCTTCAACAGGTTGAGGATCTGTGCCTGGACGGAGACGTCGAGCGCCGAGACCGGCTCGTCGAGGATGACGAGCTTCGGGCCGAGCGCAAGCGCCCGCGCAATCCCGATGCGTTGGCGCTGGCCGCCCGAAAAACTGTGCGGGTAACGGCTGAGATAACGCTTGTCGAGGCCGATCGCCGCCATCAAGCCTTCGACCTTTCGCTTGCGCTCGTCACTGTCGCCCCGGTCGTGGATCTCCAGAGGTTCGCTCAGGATGTTGCGCACCGTCATGCGCGGCGAGAGCGAGGAGACCGGATCCTGGAACACCATCTGGATCTTGGTGCGCATATCCTGCAGTGCTTCGCCGCGCACTGAAAGCACGTCGATCACGTCCTTCCCGTCGTTGAACACCACCGCACCGCTGTCGGGTGTGATGGCGCGCATCAGGATCTTGCTGAGCGTCGTCTTGCCGCAACCGGATTCGCCGACCAGGCCGAGGCATTCGCCGCGGCGGATGTCGAAGCTGACGTCGTCGACGGCGTGCACGACGGCGGCTTCGTGCTTGCCGAGGAAACTGCGCTTGCGCGTCTTGTAGGTTTTCGAGAGGTTGGCGACCGAAAGCAGTGTGCCCGGCGCCTCCGCCTGCAGCGGCTTCTTCTTGCCGACGAGGGTCTCGAGATTGACCGGCACGTCGCGCAGCGCCTTCAGCCGCTCGCCGGGTTTCATGTCGAAATGCGGGACGGCGGCCATCAGCGCCTTGAGATAGGGATGCTGCGGATTGCGGAAGATCGCCTCGACCGGCCCGGCCTCCATGATCTCGCCGTGATAGATGACGACCACCTCGTCGGCCATATTGGCAACGATGCCGAGATCGTGGGTGATGAGCAGCATCGCCATGCCGAGCTTGGCCTGCAGATCGCGCAGCAATTCGAGGATCTGCGCCTGGATCGTCACGTCGAGCGCCGTTGTCGGCTCGTCGGCGATCAGCAGCGCCGGCTTGCAGATCAGCGCCATGGCGATCATGGCGCGCTGGCGCATGCCGCCGGACAGTTCGAACGGATACATGTCGTAGGTGCGGCGCGGATTGGAGAAGCCGACGAGGCCGAGCATCTCCTCGGTC contains the following coding sequences:
- a CDS encoding ABC transporter permease, with product MSPLPAPGAPLPHYVSTAPFDPLATETMTAAQSRIHLASQKQLMWWKFKQHKLALISGIFLALVYLMILIVEFLAPYGLHTRNVDFIHAPPQSIHFFDKGSFVGPFVYGRSMTLDLDTLHRVYTDRPNDVQPIRFFCRGDAYKFWGSVASNYHLVCPAIGGQMFLLGTDRLGRDVLSRILYGARISLTIGLIGISISFVLGIVIGGLAGYRGGIFDLIVQRLIEVLQSLPSLPLWMALAAIMPVTWSPIVIYFGITVILGIIDWTGLARAVRSKLLALREEDYVQAAQLMGASTPRIIGRHLVPGFMSHLIASATISIPGMILGETALSFLGLGLRPPITSWGILLTEAKSVSVIAFYPWLLYPIIPVVLVILAFNFLGDGLRDAADPYK
- a CDS encoding ABC transporter permease, with the translated sequence MLRYILWRIAAMVPTLFVISALVFTIIELPPGDFFESQIAELRASGETANLQEIEEMRQQYGFDKPEIVRYFYWVGGMLHGDFGYSFEYQLPVSDVVGERLWLTILVSFTTILLTWLIAFPIGIYSATHQYSWSDYGLTFLGLLGIAIPNFMLALILMYFANIWFGISIGHLMDQQYISAPMSWEKARSILSHLWIPVIIVGTAGTAGMIRRLRANLLDEMQKQYVTTARAKGLHPMRALLKYPLRMALNFFVADIGSILPSIISGAEIVAIVLSLETTGPMLIKALQSQDMYLAGSFLMFLAFLNVIGVLISDIALGFLDPRIRLQGRSTK
- a CDS encoding ABC transporter substrate-binding protein — its product is MVTRRIFLGGLVGAAIAPAVLRAEQAGEPEFLKERVTSGSLPPMAERIPARPRIVNLKEMGLVPGSYGGTVRTIIGSQRDIRFMTIYGYARMVGYNKHLQFQPDILADFRSEDDTVFTFTLREGHKWSDGQPFTADDFRYWWEDVILNDKLTPGGGALELRPHGSLPRFEMLDPLTVRYTWEKPNPMFLPTLAGPIPLVIVGPAHYLKQFHKKFQPDQAKMEQMMQANRVKKWQDLHIKMARSYRPENPNLPTLDPWRNTTPLPAEQFVFDRNPFFHRVDETGKQLPYLDRFILNVSSSSIIAAKAGAGEADLQATGIDFNDYTFLKEAEKRFPVKVNLWKVARGSRITLLPNLNCADEVWRGLFRDVRLRRALSLAIDRHEINMVAFYGLGTPSADTVLPDSPLFKQEYADAFVKFDADEANRLLDELGLTQRGNDGIRLLPDGRRAEITVETAGESNLDTDVLELVHDHWANIGLALYTRTSQRDVFRNRAMSGSIMMSIWYGLDNGVPTADMSPAGLAPTLDDQLQWPLWGMHYLSAGQEGAAPDLPEAAELVDLLGQWGSTAKFEERQVIWHKMLSLYTQQVFSIGLINSTLQPVLCAAKLQNLPEKALYGFDPTSYLGIYLPDTFWYKEA
- a CDS encoding ABC transporter ATP-binding protein produces the protein MASAADLLRIENLDVSFSVFGDRLRVVKEANLRILPGKVTALVGESGSGKSVISQSVMGILPNPASASGRILFTDPLDGTATDILSLRRDSEEMRDLRGRRMATIFQEPMTSLSPLHTVGNQISEALLIHTEADKQEAREKTEEMLGLVGFSNPRRTYDMYPFELSGGMRQRAMIAMALICKPALLIADEPTTALDVTIQAQILELLRDLQAKLGMAMLLITHDLGIVANMADEVVVIYHGEIMEAGPVEAIFRNPQHPYLKALMAAVPHFDMKPGERLKALRDVPVNLETLVGKKKPLQAEAPGTLLSVANLSKTYKTRKRSFLGKHEAAVVHAVDDVSFDIRRGECLGLVGESGCGKTTLSKILMRAITPDSGAVVFNDGKDVIDVLSVRGEALQDMRTKIQMVFQDPVSSLSPRMTVRNILSEPLEIHDRGDSDERKRKVEGLMAAIGLDKRYLSRYPHSFSGGQRQRIGIARALALGPKLVILDEPVSALDVSVQAQILNLLKDLQKELGLTYLFISHNLAVVDYMADRIAVMCKGRIVEIAPREIILRDPVHPYTKSLLAAVPFPDLDRPLDFKALRENGAADKQNWGVTFTAEHDDASELAYADLGDGHLVRARKGADARELR